A genomic segment from Halorussus sp. MSC15.2 encodes:
- a CDS encoding S8 family serine peptidase, translating into MNPENSTDDDESSENDSGIRRRTLVKAAGLAAASGPVGLGVGEATAGEGFAGRFRNWRAREAQHAWDRGYRGRPDRTLALTDSGQDTRHPDLGPWNGVTAFVEDGELKLTKPEDNTASRTETDDGESFSATMGPGSFATGEEASHEFTAPGGVDEIDAELSWSPNADASNDLEFRLDEYVNGHWETVTRSATGSLPEKLVAPVENERRYRFAVEADVNTTTSYEISADYYRVTGTVKTYDDGVVFEGTGGEPTPDTPKAVGWYDPGSRYGYRKKPRDPDGHGSHCSSIMAGTGRASAVDADSVQHETPRTALSEVTNGTLSYEVETEAGTGVFGSAYGDLVRMRIEGPDGETLDSSTATDDASEWDNNVVETPAEQTGTYTVYVETAEGEQVTAAYVEEVAVGAFRDPERTVGERDESGDAGFHAGLAPDQSIVCLQGLSAPTEDLGRLAEQFADTFNIRTVNMSWGYVGGLPLGAAAGTLDRIPATIRDVTEGGILTCAAAGNAATPVNGNGSPAVADEAISVAATGPLDGISGYSSGGIGAVDEDEGGAYMKPDLTAPGGTVTDPANAAKAGRADTPGDEQPAVRDYTGKAGTSMASPYATGVSGLVAQAMEEDAPGAISLPAPAESGFDDVMRLKQTLLATATETAFTAAPYHRAKTPTYDFGGRDPYEGFGRVNPGPAIDAATRELALGGASAEVVGLNVPDDERAAAGYLDVEPGTYEASVSFSHLSGGDEGAAKGNPHVDLYVYDAENPAANGEPNVVARAQGLEGSPTATFTTDSGGVYYVVAKLVNVPGVVNGDDVQVHFDLSTATVQGFVAAGARSDDGDAFTGGQTNRVDISTEASEAVEVRDAVPSEWNVLEEQSDDVNRVERAGDAQYVYLGAGNSVSATYFAEAPDSADLSNAYAFGPVQVSADGGETWVQLSGTSDTNVVAAADTEV; encoded by the coding sequence ATGAACCCAGAGAACTCGACAGACGACGACGAATCGAGCGAGAACGACTCCGGTATCCGGCGGCGGACCTTGGTCAAAGCGGCCGGGCTGGCCGCGGCGTCCGGCCCGGTCGGTCTCGGCGTCGGCGAGGCGACCGCGGGCGAGGGATTCGCCGGGCGATTCCGGAACTGGCGGGCGCGTGAGGCCCAGCACGCGTGGGACCGAGGCTACCGCGGTAGACCCGACCGGACGCTCGCGCTGACCGACTCCGGACAGGACACCCGCCATCCCGACCTCGGCCCGTGGAACGGCGTGACGGCCTTCGTCGAGGACGGCGAACTGAAGCTGACGAAACCAGAGGACAACACCGCGTCCAGAACGGAGACCGACGACGGCGAGTCGTTCTCGGCCACGATGGGTCCGGGAAGCTTCGCCACCGGCGAGGAGGCGTCCCACGAGTTCACCGCGCCCGGCGGCGTAGACGAAATCGACGCGGAACTCTCGTGGTCTCCCAACGCCGACGCCAGCAACGACTTGGAGTTCCGACTGGACGAGTACGTGAACGGCCATTGGGAGACCGTGACTCGGAGCGCGACCGGGAGTTTGCCCGAGAAACTGGTCGCGCCCGTGGAGAACGAGCGCCGGTATCGGTTCGCCGTGGAGGCGGACGTCAACACCACGACGAGCTACGAGATATCGGCGGACTACTACCGCGTGACGGGCACCGTCAAGACGTACGACGACGGCGTGGTCTTCGAGGGAACCGGCGGTGAACCAACCCCGGACACCCCGAAGGCGGTCGGCTGGTACGACCCCGGGTCGCGGTACGGCTACCGGAAGAAGCCCCGCGACCCCGACGGCCACGGGTCGCACTGCTCGTCTATCATGGCGGGGACGGGCCGTGCGAGCGCCGTGGACGCCGACTCCGTCCAGCACGAGACCCCCAGAACCGCGCTCTCGGAGGTGACGAACGGGACGCTTAGTTACGAGGTCGAGACCGAGGCGGGGACCGGGGTCTTCGGGTCGGCGTACGGCGACCTCGTCCGAATGCGCATCGAGGGACCGGACGGCGAGACGCTCGACAGTTCGACCGCCACTGACGACGCCAGCGAGTGGGACAACAACGTCGTGGAGACCCCCGCAGAGCAGACCGGAACGTACACCGTCTACGTCGAGACCGCCGAGGGCGAACAAGTCACGGCGGCCTACGTCGAGGAGGTCGCGGTCGGCGCGTTTCGCGACCCCGAACGGACGGTGGGCGAGCGCGACGAATCGGGTGACGCCGGATTCCACGCCGGACTCGCGCCCGACCAGAGCATCGTCTGCCTGCAGGGACTCTCGGCCCCGACCGAGGACCTCGGCCGACTGGCCGAGCAGTTCGCGGACACGTTCAATATACGCACCGTGAACATGTCGTGGGGCTACGTCGGCGGCCTGCCGCTCGGCGCGGCCGCCGGCACCCTCGACCGGATTCCGGCGACGATACGGGACGTCACCGAAGGTGGCATCCTGACCTGTGCGGCCGCCGGAAACGCCGCGACCCCGGTGAACGGGAACGGGTCGCCCGCGGTGGCCGACGAGGCGATTTCGGTGGCCGCGACCGGGCCGCTGGACGGCATCTCGGGCTACTCGTCGGGCGGCATCGGTGCAGTGGACGAAGACGAGGGTGGTGCGTACATGAAACCGGACCTGACCGCGCCCGGCGGGACCGTCACCGACCCCGCCAACGCGGCGAAGGCCGGACGAGCCGACACGCCCGGAGACGAACAACCCGCAGTTCGGGACTACACCGGGAAGGCGGGGACTTCGATGGCCTCGCCCTACGCGACCGGCGTCTCGGGGCTGGTCGCGCAGGCGATGGAGGAGGACGCGCCCGGCGCGATTTCGCTCCCCGCGCCCGCCGAGTCCGGGTTCGACGACGTGATGCGCCTCAAGCAGACACTGCTGGCCACCGCGACCGAGACGGCTTTCACCGCGGCCCCCTACCACCGCGCGAAGACCCCGACGTACGACTTCGGCGGCCGGGACCCCTACGAGGGCTTCGGACGGGTGAACCCCGGACCCGCCATCGACGCCGCGACCCGCGAACTCGCGCTCGGGGGCGCGTCCGCGGAGGTCGTGGGCCTGAACGTCCCCGACGACGAGCGCGCCGCGGCAGGCTACCTCGACGTGGAACCGGGCACGTACGAGGCGTCCGTCTCCTTCAGTCACCTCTCGGGCGGCGACGAGGGTGCGGCGAAGGGCAACCCCCACGTGGACCTCTACGTCTACGACGCCGAGAACCCCGCCGCGAACGGCGAACCGAACGTCGTCGCGCGAGCGCAGGGTCTCGAAGGCAGTCCCACCGCGACTTTCACCACCGACTCCGGCGGCGTCTACTACGTCGTCGCCAAACTGGTGAACGTTCCGGGCGTCGTCAACGGCGACGACGTGCAGGTCCACTTCGACCTCTCGACGGCGACCGTGCAGGGGTTCGTCGCGGCGGGTGCGCGGAGCGACGACGGCGACGCGTTCACGGGCGGACAGACGAATCGGGTGGACATCTCGACCGAGGCCAGCGAGGCGGTCGAAGTCCGTGACGCGGTGCCGAGCGAGTGGAACGTGCTGGAGGAACAGAGCGACGACGTGAACCGCGTCGAGCGGGCGGGCGACGCCCAGTACGTCTACCTCGGCGCGGGCAACAGCGTGTCGGCGACCTACTTCGCGGAAGCGCCCGACTCCGCCGACCTCTCGAACGCCTACGCGTTCGGCCCGGTGCAGGTCTCCGCCGACGGCGGCGAAACGTGGGTCCAACTGTCGGGTACCAGCGACACCAACGTCGTGGCCGCGGCCGACACCGAGGTGTGA